A region from the Cherax quadricarinatus isolate ZL_2023a chromosome 79, ASM3850222v1, whole genome shotgun sequence genome encodes:
- the LOC128700839 gene encoding UDP-glucose:glycoprotein glucosyltransferase-like → MVHQVRIKSLPQDWLWCESWCDDESKKTAKIIDLCNNPMTKEAKLDAAQRIIEEWTTYDNDIKAVMQGIKQNKSIHSQESTSHKQHTEL, encoded by the exons ATGGTACATCAAGTGCGTATAAAATCCCTCCCTCAAGACTGGCTTTGGTGTGAGTCTTGGTGCGATGATGAATCTAAGAAAACTGCTAAGATTATTGATTTG TGTAATAATCCTATGACTAAAGAAGCCAAATTAGATGCTGCCCAGAGAATTATTGAAGAATGGACTACTTACGATAATGATATTAAAGCTGTGATGCAAggaattaaacaaaataaatcaaTACACTCGCAAG AATCAACTAGTCATAAACAACACACAGAACTATGA